A genome region from Bradyrhizobium commune includes the following:
- a CDS encoding peptidylprolyl isomerase, translating into MVVGLAVATSLWAASGSSRAQSSDTVLAKVSDLIVAKVDDIVIDGRDYALAQQMFVHDLKGLDEKARHDFLVQYLIDVALMSRDAQKRDLKVDEAALQRNFDFIRKKALMESWLGTVGQGAISEDSVRAAYEQAVKDTSEPQIRMRTMLFKVDAAGDEKAVKTAEERANEAVARVKKGEEFTKVAEDMTGTSLPATLKEAGYQSRQQMKPEIAKVAFTTDVGSTTAPIRTEQGWEVVKVEDKQTRKPLDFDIVKSQFAMVVARKAQLAAMEKLRSEAKIERMDIPEPPQDQAAKTPNDAAKAKTSN; encoded by the coding sequence ATGGTGGTCGGACTCGCAGTCGCGACGAGCCTTTGGGCCGCGAGCGGATCGAGCCGCGCCCAGTCAAGCGACACGGTTCTCGCCAAGGTCAGCGACCTCATCGTCGCCAAGGTCGACGACATCGTGATCGACGGCCGCGACTACGCGCTGGCGCAGCAGATGTTCGTGCATGATCTGAAGGGATTGGACGAGAAGGCGCGTCACGATTTTCTGGTCCAGTACCTGATCGACGTCGCGCTGATGTCGCGGGATGCGCAGAAGAGGGATCTGAAGGTGGATGAGGCTGCCCTTCAGCGCAACTTCGACTTCATCCGCAAGAAGGCGCTGATGGAAAGCTGGCTGGGCACCGTCGGGCAGGGCGCGATCTCGGAAGATTCCGTGCGCGCGGCCTATGAGCAGGCGGTCAAGGACACCAGCGAGCCCCAGATCCGCATGCGGACCATGCTGTTCAAGGTCGACGCCGCCGGCGATGAGAAGGCCGTCAAGACCGCAGAGGAGCGCGCCAACGAGGCCGTCGCCCGCGTCAAGAAGGGCGAGGAGTTCACCAAGGTCGCAGAAGACATGACAGGAACGTCTTTGCCGGCCACGCTCAAGGAAGCGGGTTATCAGAGCCGCCAGCAGATGAAGCCGGAAATCGCGAAGGTCGCGTTCACGACCGACGTGGGAAGCACGACCGCCCCTATCCGCACGGAGCAGGGTTGGGAAGTCGTGAAGGTCGAGGACAAGCAGACGCGAAAGCCGCTCGACTTTGACATCGTGAAGAGTCAGTTCGCGATGGTCGTGGCGCGGAAGGCTCAGCTTGCGGCCATGGAGAAGCTGCGGTCGGAGGCGAAGATCGAGCGGATGGATATCCCCGAGCCGCCGCAGGATCAGGCCGCCAAGACGCCGAATGACGCCGCCAAGGCGAAGACGTCGAACTGA